The Agromyces marinus genome window below encodes:
- the trmD gene encoding tRNA (guanosine(37)-N1)-methyltransferase TrmD yields MRIDVVTIFPSFFDVLDLSLLGKARQSGLIDVRTHDLRDFTHDRHRTVDDTPYGGGAGMVMKPEPWGEALDAIVGTGPSDALLVVPSPAGEPFTQAAARELAAEEHLVFACGRYEGIDQRVVDHYATRLRVRLISLGDYVLNGGEVAVMAMIEAAGRLVPGVVGNPESLVEESHEDGLLEYPSYTKPAEWRGLPVPPVLLSGHHGRVAEWRRQQQVERTRRVRPELLASPGAPSPGDEAEPPAGLA; encoded by the coding sequence ATGCGCATCGACGTCGTCACGATCTTCCCGTCGTTCTTCGACGTGCTCGACCTGTCGCTGCTGGGCAAGGCGCGCCAGTCCGGCCTCATCGACGTGCGCACGCACGACCTGCGCGACTTCACGCACGATCGACACCGCACCGTCGACGACACCCCGTACGGCGGCGGCGCGGGCATGGTCATGAAGCCCGAGCCGTGGGGCGAGGCGCTCGACGCCATCGTCGGCACGGGTCCCTCGGACGCGCTGCTGGTCGTGCCGTCGCCCGCGGGCGAGCCCTTCACGCAGGCCGCGGCGCGCGAGCTCGCCGCCGAGGAGCACCTCGTGTTCGCCTGCGGGCGGTACGAGGGCATCGACCAGCGGGTCGTCGACCACTACGCCACGCGACTCCGCGTGCGGCTGATCAGCCTCGGCGACTACGTGCTCAACGGCGGCGAGGTCGCGGTCATGGCGATGATCGAGGCCGCCGGCCGCCTCGTGCCCGGTGTGGTCGGCAACCCCGAGAGCCTCGTCGAGGAGTCGCACGAGGACGGCCTGCTGGAGTATCCGAGCTACACCAAGCCCGCAGAGTGGCGCGGTCTCCCAGTGCCGCCGGTGCTGCTCTCGGGTCACCACGGCCGGGTCGCCGAGTGGCGCAGGCAGCAGCAGGTCGAACGCACCCGCCGGGTTCGGCCGGAACTGCTCGCGAGCCCGGGGGCACCGAGCCCCGGCGACGAAGCGGAGCCGCCCGCCGGCCTCGCGTGA
- the rimM gene encoding ribosome maturation factor RimM (Essential for efficient processing of 16S rRNA) translates to MAAANRPQQLRIGRLTKAHGLKGAIKLELYTDDPERRFVPGAVFSLQVPDSSPWHGKDLVFRELRWYNSQPVGFFEGVDDRTAAEGLVKAILWVEQPADEEPEPDAWYDHQLVGLAVVRDGEKVGEILHVDHLPAQDLLVVRTPGGEVMVPFVAAIVPEVDVEAGTVTVTPPPGLFEDLE, encoded by the coding sequence GTGGCCGCGGCGAACCGCCCCCAGCAGCTGCGCATCGGTCGGCTGACCAAGGCGCACGGCCTGAAGGGCGCCATCAAGCTCGAGCTCTACACCGACGACCCCGAACGGCGATTCGTGCCGGGGGCCGTCTTCTCGCTCCAGGTCCCGGACTCCTCGCCGTGGCACGGCAAGGACCTCGTCTTCCGCGAGCTCCGCTGGTACAACAGCCAGCCCGTCGGGTTCTTCGAGGGCGTCGACGACCGCACTGCGGCGGAGGGGCTCGTGAAGGCGATCCTCTGGGTCGAGCAGCCGGCCGACGAGGAGCCCGAACCCGACGCCTGGTACGACCACCAGCTCGTCGGCCTCGCCGTCGTCCGCGACGGCGAGAAGGTCGGCGAGATCCTGCACGTCGACCACCTTCCGGCGCAGGACCTGCTCGTCGTCAGGACTCCCGGCGGCGAGGTCATGGTGCCGTTCGTCGCCGCGATCGTCCCCGAGGTCGACGTGGAGGCGGGAACCGTCACGGTCACGCCCCCGCCCGGACTGTTCGAGGATCTCGAGTAG
- a CDS encoding RNA-binding protein, whose protein sequence is MLSSALEHLVKGIVDHPAEVKVVSASSARGEVLEVHVHPEDLGRVIGRSGRTAKALRTIVAALADGRRVRVDVVDTDA, encoded by the coding sequence TTGCTCTCTTCCGCGCTCGAGCACCTCGTCAAGGGGATCGTCGATCACCCGGCCGAGGTGAAGGTCGTCTCCGCGTCGAGCGCGCGCGGCGAGGTCCTCGAGGTGCACGTGCACCCCGAGGACCTCGGCCGTGTCATCGGGCGGTCCGGTCGCACCGCCAAGGCGCTGCGCACCATCGTCGCAGCCCTCGCCGACGGTCGCCGAGTCCGTGTCGACGTCGTCGACACCGACGCCTGA
- the rpsP gene encoding 30S ribosomal protein S16 → MAVKIRLKRLGKIRAPYYRIVVADSRTKRDGRVIEEIGKYHPTENPSFIEVDSERAQYWLGVGAQPTEQVRAILKLTGDWGAFKGDKDAKSTVQTAEPKAEFKVDEAKKSVVKPKVEKAAEKPAEAEQAPETESNEA, encoded by the coding sequence GTGGCTGTCAAGATCCGTCTCAAGCGGCTCGGCAAGATCCGTGCCCCGTACTACCGCATCGTCGTGGCCGACTCGCGCACCAAGCGCGACGGTCGCGTGATCGAGGAGATCGGCAAGTACCACCCGACCGAGAACCCCTCGTTCATCGAGGTCGACTCGGAGCGCGCGCAGTACTGGCTGGGCGTCGGCGCGCAGCCGACCGAGCAGGTCCGTGCGATCCTCAAGCTGACCGGCGACTGGGGCGCGTTCAAGGGCGACAAGGACGCGAAGTCCACCGTCCAGACCGCTGAGCCCAAGGCCGAGTTCAAGGTCGACGAGGCCAAGAAGTCCGTCGTGAAGCCGAAGGTCGAGAAGGCCGCCGAGAAGCCCGCCGAGGCCGAGCAGGCGCCCGAGACCGAGTCGAACGAGGCGTAG
- a CDS encoding aminopeptidase P family protein — protein MTTNDALDAVAERAVPDAAAPARSMPQPAEPDPRMPRLTEVPGFRQWMREGWGGADRTPVVPPGGADAGARHRVQLGEALPGRVLAVAAGRAPRRVNDNAHEFRADSDFLWLVGAAIEDAVLVLEPVAGGHDATLYLPAPFRPGDDGFFADPLRGELWVGPMPGLEEYADALGIRTRSVEQLELPADALVAGTVATEGPSSALAARPRSGELARVLAELRMIKDEWELAELRAAVDTTVDGFAATALEIPESVRRGGERWLQGTFDRHARTFGNGVGYASIVGSGAHAPVLHWVRADGDVDPGSLLLLDLGVERRSGYTADITRTLPASGRFTTAQREVHDLVERSHRAGLAAVGPGRDWSDFHTACMDVLARGLADWGLLPVSVDEALSPGGQQHRRYIVCGVGHHLGIDVHDCSAASHGAYQGAKMRPGMALTVEPGLYFHAFDETLPPELRGVGVRLEDDLVVTEGGSEVLSAALPIDAAGIESWMARLG, from the coding sequence ATGACCACGAACGACGCACTGGATGCCGTCGCCGAGCGCGCCGTGCCCGACGCGGCGGCACCCGCGCGATCCATGCCGCAACCGGCAGAGCCCGATCCTCGGATGCCGCGGCTGACCGAGGTCCCGGGCTTCCGACAGTGGATGCGCGAGGGCTGGGGCGGGGCCGATCGCACGCCCGTGGTCCCGCCGGGGGGCGCGGATGCGGGTGCTCGGCACCGGGTCCAGCTGGGGGAGGCGCTGCCCGGCCGCGTGCTCGCGGTGGCGGCGGGGCGGGCGCCCAGGCGCGTGAACGACAACGCGCACGAGTTCCGGGCCGACAGCGACTTCCTCTGGCTCGTCGGGGCCGCGATCGAGGATGCCGTGCTCGTACTCGAACCGGTCGCCGGCGGGCACGATGCGACCCTCTACCTCCCCGCTCCGTTCCGTCCGGGCGACGACGGCTTCTTCGCGGATCCGCTGCGGGGCGAGCTCTGGGTCGGGCCGATGCCCGGGCTCGAGGAGTACGCCGACGCGCTCGGAATCCGCACCAGGAGCGTCGAGCAGCTCGAGCTGCCGGCCGACGCGCTCGTCGCGGGCACCGTGGCGACCGAGGGGCCCTCCTCGGCGCTCGCCGCTCGGCCCAGGTCGGGAGAGCTCGCACGCGTGCTCGCCGAGTTGCGCATGATCAAGGACGAGTGGGAGCTCGCCGAGCTGCGCGCGGCCGTCGACACGACCGTCGACGGATTCGCCGCGACCGCGCTCGAGATCCCCGAGTCCGTGCGCCGGGGCGGCGAGCGCTGGCTCCAGGGCACGTTCGACCGCCACGCGCGCACCTTCGGGAACGGCGTGGGGTATGCGTCGATCGTCGGCTCCGGTGCGCACGCGCCGGTCCTGCACTGGGTGCGCGCGGACGGCGACGTCGACCCCGGATCCCTGCTGCTGCTCGACCTCGGCGTCGAGCGCCGATCGGGCTACACCGCGGACATCACCCGAACCCTGCCCGCGTCGGGTCGGTTCACCACGGCACAGCGCGAGGTCCACGACCTCGTCGAGCGGTCGCACCGCGCGGGGCTCGCAGCGGTCGGCCCCGGCCGCGACTGGTCCGACTTCCACACCGCGTGCATGGACGTGCTCGCACGGGGACTGGCCGATTGGGGCCTCCTGCCGGTCTCGGTCGACGAGGCGCTCTCGCCCGGCGGCCAGCAGCACCGGCGGTACATCGTGTGCGGGGTGGGGCATCATCTCGGCATCGACGTGCACGACTGCTCGGCGGCGAGCCACGGCGCATACCAGGGGGCGAAGATGCGCCCGGGGATGGCCCTGACGGTCGAGCCGGGGCTCTACTTCCACGCGTTCGACGAGACCCTTCCGCCCGAACTGCGAGGGGTCGGCGTCCGGCTCGAGGACGACCTCGTGGTGACCGAGGGCGGGAGCGAGGTGCTGTCGGCGGCGCTGCCGATCGACGCGGCCGGCATCGAATCGTGGATGGCACGACTCGGGTGA